A region from the Citrobacter koseri ATCC BAA-895 genome encodes:
- the rpoD gene encoding RNA polymerase sigma factor RpoD encodes MEQNPQSQLKLLVTRGKEQGYLTYAEVNDHLPEDIVDSDQIEDIIQMINDMGIQVMEEAPDADDLLLAENTNNTDEDAEEAAAQVLSSVESEIGRTTDPVRMYMREMGTVELLTREGEIDIAKRIEDGINQVQCSVAEYPEAITYLLEQYDRVEAEEARLSDLITGFVDPNAEEDMAPTATHVGSELSQEEMDDDDDEDEEEDDDSSDDDNSIDPELAREKFAELRTQYEVTRDTIKAKGRSHADAQTEILKLSEVFKQFRLVPKQFDYLVNSMRVMMDRVRTQERLIMKLCVEQCKMPKKNFITLFTGNETSETWFNAAIAMNKPWSEKLHDVTEDVQRSLQKLQQIEEETGLTIEQVKDINRRMSIGEAKARRAKKEMVEANLRLVISIAKKYTNRGLQFLDLIQEGNIGLMKAVDKFEYRRGYKFSTYATWWIRQAITRSIADQARTIRIPVHMIETINKLNRISRQMLQEMGREPTPEELAERMLMPEDKIRKVLKIAKEPISMETPIGDDEDSHLGDFIEDTTLELPLDSATTESLRAATHDVLAGLTAREAKVLRMRFGIDMNTDHTLEEVGKQFDVTRERIRQIEAKALRKLRHPSRSEVLRSFLDD; translated from the coding sequence ATGGAGCAAAACCCGCAGTCACAGCTGAAGCTTCTTGTCACCCGTGGTAAGGAGCAAGGCTATCTGACCTATGCCGAGGTCAATGACCATCTGCCGGAAGATATCGTCGATTCAGATCAAATCGAAGACATCATCCAAATGATCAACGACATGGGTATTCAGGTGATGGAAGAAGCACCGGATGCCGATGATCTGCTGCTTGCTGAAAACACCAACAACACCGACGAAGACGCGGAAGAAGCTGCTGCTCAAGTTTTATCCAGTGTTGAATCTGAAATCGGTCGTACCACTGACCCGGTACGCATGTACATGCGTGAGATGGGTACGGTTGAACTGTTAACCCGTGAAGGCGAAATCGACATCGCTAAACGTATCGAAGACGGGATCAACCAGGTTCAATGCTCCGTTGCCGAATACCCGGAAGCGATTACTTATCTGCTTGAACAGTACGATCGCGTTGAAGCCGAAGAAGCTCGCCTGTCAGATCTGATCACCGGCTTTGTTGACCCGAACGCTGAAGAAGATATGGCGCCTACCGCCACGCACGTCGGTTCTGAACTCTCTCAGGAAGAGATGGACGACGACGATGATGAAGACGAAGAAGAAGACGACGACAGCAGCGATGACGACAACAGCATCGACCCGGAACTGGCGCGCGAAAAATTCGCAGAGCTGCGTACGCAGTACGAAGTCACCCGTGACACCATCAAAGCGAAAGGTCGCAGCCACGCCGATGCGCAGACCGAAATTCTGAAGCTGTCTGAAGTGTTTAAGCAGTTCCGCCTGGTGCCGAAGCAGTTCGACTACCTGGTGAACAGCATGCGCGTCATGATGGATCGCGTTCGCACGCAAGAACGCCTGATCATGAAGCTCTGCGTTGAGCAGTGCAAAATGCCGAAGAAAAACTTCATCACCCTGTTCACCGGCAACGAAACCAGCGAAACCTGGTTCAATGCCGCCATTGCGATGAACAAGCCGTGGTCCGAAAAGCTGCACGATGTCACTGAAGACGTTCAGCGCAGCCTGCAAAAACTGCAACAGATTGAAGAAGAAACCGGCCTGACCATCGAGCAGGTAAAAGACATCAACCGTCGCATGTCCATCGGCGAAGCGAAAGCCCGCCGTGCGAAGAAAGAGATGGTTGAAGCGAACTTGCGTCTGGTTATCTCTATCGCCAAAAAATACACCAACCGTGGTCTGCAATTCCTGGATCTGATTCAGGAAGGCAACATCGGTCTGATGAAAGCGGTAGACAAGTTCGAATACCGTCGTGGTTACAAATTCTCCACCTATGCCACCTGGTGGATTCGTCAGGCGATCACCCGCTCTATCGCGGATCAGGCGCGCACCATCCGTATTCCGGTGCATATGATTGAGACCATCAACAAACTCAACCGAATCTCCCGCCAGATGCTGCAAGAAATGGGTCGCGAGCCGACGCCAGAAGAGCTGGCCGAGCGCATGCTGATGCCGGAAGACAAGATCCGTAAAGTGCTGAAGATCGCCAAAGAGCCTATCTCCATGGAAACGCCGATCGGCGACGATGAAGATTCGCATCTGGGGGATTTCATCGAGGATACCACCCTCGAGCTGCCGCTGGACTCTGCCACCACCGAGAGCCTGCGTGCCGCAACGCACGACGTGCTGGCTGGCCTGACGGCGCGTGAAGCAAAAGTGCTGCGTATGCGTTTCGGTATTGATATGAACACCGACCATACGCTGGAAGAAGTGGGTAAACAGTTTGACGTTACCCGCGAACGTATCCGTCAGATCGAAGCGAAGGCGCTGCGTAAACTGCGTCACCCGAGCCGTTCTGAAGTGCTGCGTAGCTTCCTGGACGATTAA
- the mug gene encoding G/U mismatch-specific DNA glycosylase: MVKDILARELRVVFCGINPGLSSAGTGFPFAHPANRFWKVIHLAGFTGRQLKPEEAQHLLDFRCGVTKFVDRPTVQANEVKLQEMRSGGHKLIEKIEHYQPAALAILGKQAFEQGFSQRGAQWGKQTMTIGDTQIWVLPNPSGLNRIRTEKLVEAYRELDESLVVDGL; the protein is encoded by the coding sequence ATGGTTAAGGACATACTGGCGCGGGAGCTGAGAGTGGTATTTTGCGGCATCAATCCCGGCCTCTCTTCTGCGGGGACAGGGTTCCCGTTCGCGCATCCTGCCAACCGTTTCTGGAAGGTAATCCACCTTGCCGGATTTACCGGGCGTCAACTGAAACCGGAAGAGGCGCAGCATCTGCTGGATTTCCGCTGTGGCGTTACCAAATTTGTCGACAGGCCTACCGTGCAGGCGAATGAAGTTAAGCTTCAGGAGATGCGTAGCGGCGGCCATAAGCTCATTGAGAAGATTGAGCACTATCAACCTGCGGCGTTGGCGATTCTGGGCAAGCAGGCGTTTGAGCAGGGATTTAGCCAGCGCGGCGCGCAGTGGGGAAAACAGACGATGACCATTGGCGATACGCAGATCTGGGTGTTGCCGAATCCCAGCGGCTTAAATCGCATCAGGACGGAAAAGCTGGTGGAGGCGTATCGGGAACTTGATGAATCGCTGGTGGTTGATGGGCTGTAA
- a CDS encoding DUF1889 family protein, whose amino-acid sequence MVNFKDKSMPAVIDKALDFINGMNTSASVPHPMDESTAKGIFKYLNELGVPARAEDVAARGDREGWNAGFTEKLVGWAEKIASGERVLIKNPEYFSLYMREQLRALV is encoded by the coding sequence ATGGTTAATTTTAAGGATAAAAGTATGCCAGCAGTCATTGATAAAGCCTTAGATTTCATTAACGGTATGAATACATCCGCTTCAGTCCCACACCCAATGGATGAAAGTACAGCCAAGGGGATTTTTAAATATTTGAACGAGTTGGGGGTTCCGGCGAGAGCAGAAGATGTGGCAGCCCGAGGCGATCGGGAAGGGTGGAATGCCGGGTTTACGGAAAAATTGGTCGGGTGGGCTGAAAAAATTGCGTCAGGAGAACGGGTGCTTATTAAAAACCCTGAATATTTTTCTTTATATATGCGTGAGCAGCTTCGGGCACTGGTATAA